A single region of the Klebsiella quasivariicola genome encodes:
- a CDS encoding quinolone resistance pentapeptide repeat protein QnrS1 gives METYNHTYRHHNFSHKDLSDLTFTACTFIRSDFRRANLRDTTFVNCKFIEQGDIEGCHFDVADLRDASFQQCQLAMANFSNANCYGIEFRACDLKGANFSRTNFAHQVSNRMYFCSAFISGCNLSYANMERVCLEKCELFENRWIGTNLAGASLKESDLSRGVFSEDVWGQFSLQGANLCHAELDGLDPRKVDTSGIKIAAWQQELILEALGIVVYPD, from the coding sequence ATGGAAACCTACAATCATACATATCGGCACCACAACTTTTCACATAAAGACTTAAGTGATCTCACCTTCACCGCTTGCACATTCATTCGCAGCGACTTTCGACGTGCTAACTTGCGTGATACGACATTCGTCAACTGCAAGTTCATTGAACAGGGTGATATCGAAGGCTGCCACTTTGATGTCGCAGATCTTCGTGATGCAAGTTTCCAACAATGCCAACTTGCGATGGCAAACTTCAGTAATGCCAATTGCTACGGTATAGAGTTCCGTGCGTGTGATTTAAAAGGTGCCAACTTTTCCCGAACAAACTTTGCCCATCAAGTGAGTAATCGTATGTACTTTTGCTCAGCATTTATTTCTGGATGTAATCTTTCCTATGCCAATATGGAGAGGGTTTGTTTAGAAAAATGTGAGTTGTTTGAAAATCGCTGGATAGGAACGAACCTAGCGGGTGCATCACTGAAAGAGTCAGACTTAAGTCGAGGTGTTTTTTCCGAAGATGTCTGGGGGCAATTTAGCCTACAGGGTGCCAATTTATGCCACGCCGAACTCGACGGTTTAGATCCCCGCAAAGTCGATACATCAGGTATCAAAATTGCAGCCTGGCAGCAAGAACTGATTCTCGAAGCACTGGGTATTGTTGTTTATCCTGACTAA
- the aadB gene encoding aminoglycoside nucleotidyltransferase ANT(2'')-Ia: MDTTQVTLIHKILAAADERNLPLWIGGGWAIDARLGRVTRKHDDIDLTFPGERRGELEAIVEMLGGRVMEELDYGFLAEIGDELLDCEPAWWADEAYEIAEAPQGSCPEAAEGVIAGRPVRCNSWEAIIWDYFYYADEVPPVDWPTKHIESYRLACTSLGAEKVEVLRAAFRSRYAA, from the coding sequence ATGGACACAACGCAGGTCACATTGATACACAAAATTCTAGCTGCGGCAGATGAGCGAAATCTGCCGCTCTGGATCGGTGGGGGCTGGGCGATCGATGCACGGCTAGGGCGTGTAACACGCAAGCACGATGATATTGATCTGACGTTTCCCGGCGAGAGGCGCGGCGAGCTCGAGGCAATAGTTGAAATGCTCGGCGGGCGCGTCATGGAGGAGTTGGACTATGGATTCTTAGCGGAGATCGGGGATGAGTTACTTGACTGCGAACCTGCTTGGTGGGCAGACGAAGCGTATGAAATCGCGGAGGCTCCGCAGGGCTCGTGCCCAGAGGCGGCTGAGGGCGTCATCGCCGGGCGGCCAGTCCGTTGTAACAGCTGGGAGGCGATCATCTGGGATTACTTTTACTATGCCGATGAAGTACCACCAGTGGACTGGCCTACAAAGCACATAGAGTCCTACAGGCTCGCATGCACCTCACTCGGGGCGGAAAAGGTTGAGGTCTTGCGTGCCGCTTTCAGGTCGCGATATGCGGCCTAA
- a CDS encoding IS5-like element IS903B family transposase encodes MKDQITHLPDNADRSVAKQKFKITNWPTYNKALINRGSITFWLDDEAIQAWYESATPSSRGRPQRYSDLAITTVLVIKRVFRLTLRAAQGFIDSIFTLMNVPLRCPDYTSVSKRAKSVNVSFKTFTRGEIAHLVIDSTGLKVFGEGEWKVKKHGQERRRIWRKLHLAVDSNTHEIICADLSLNNVTDSEAFPGLIRQTHRKIRAASADGAYDTRLCHDELRRKKISALIPPRKGAGYWPGEYADRNRAVANQRMTGSNARWKWTTDYNRRSIAETAMYRVKQLFGGSLTLRDYDGQVAEAMALVRALNKMTKAGMPESVRIA; translated from the coding sequence TTGAAGGATCAGATCACACATCTTCCCGACAACGCAGACCGTTCCGTGGCAAAGCAAAAGTTCAAAATCACCAACTGGCCCACCTACAATAAAGCCCTCATCAACCGTGGCTCCATAACTTTCTGGCTGGATGATGAAGCTATTCAGGCCTGGTATGAGTCGGCAACGCCTTCATCACGAGGCAGACCTCAGCGCTATTCTGACCTTGCCATCACGACTGTGCTGGTCATTAAACGCGTATTCAGGCTGACCCTGCGGGCTGCACAGGGTTTTATTGATTCCATTTTTACACTGATGAATGTTCCGTTGCGCTGCCCGGATTACACCAGTGTCAGCAAGCGCGCAAAGTCGGTTAATGTCAGTTTCAAAACGTTCACCCGGGGTGAAATCGCGCATCTGGTGATTGATTCCACCGGGCTGAAGGTCTTCGGTGAAGGCGAGTGGAAAGTCAAAAAGCATGGCCAGGAACGCCGCCGTATCTGGCGTAAGCTGCATCTGGCAGTTGACAGCAACACACATGAAATCATCTGTGCAGACCTGTCGCTGAACAATGTGACGGACTCAGAAGCCTTCCCGGGTCTTATCCGGCAGACTCACAGAAAAATCAGGGCAGCATCGGCAGACGGCGCTTACGACACCCGGCTCTGTCACGATGAACTGCGGCGTAAGAAAATCAGCGCGCTTATCCCTCCCCGAAAAGGTGCGGGTTACTGGCCCGGTGAATATGCAGACCGTAACCGTGCAGTGGCTAATCAGCGAATGACCGGGAGTAATGCGCGGTGGAAATGGACAACAGATTACAACCGTCGCTCGATAGCGGAAACGGCGATGTACCGGGTAAAACAGCTGTTCGGGGGTTCACTGACGCTGCGTGACTACGATGGTCAGGTTGCGGAGGCTATGGCCCTGGTACGAGCGCTGAACAAAATGACGAAAGCAGGTATGCCTGAAAGCGTGCGTATTGCCTGA
- a CDS encoding recombinase family protein, protein MFIGYIRMSKADGSQTNDLQRDALIAAGVDAAHFYEDRASGKREERPGLTACLKALRPGDTLVVWKLDRLGRDLRHLINTVHDLTARGTGLKVLTGHGATIDTTTAAGKLVFGIFAALAEFERELIAERTTAGLASARARGRNGGRPYKMTPVKLRLAMASMGQSETKVSTLCQELGITRQTLYRHISPVGQLRADGIKLFNRG, encoded by the coding sequence ATGTTCATCGGATATATTCGGATGTCAAAAGCGGATGGTTCGCAGACGAATGATTTACAACGTGATGCACTGATCGCCGCAGGTGTTGATGCCGCACATTTTTATGAGGACCGGGCATCGGGCAAACGAGAAGAGCGTCCTGGACTTACAGCCTGTCTGAAAGCACTACGACCCGGAGACACGCTGGTCGTATGGAAGCTGGACCGCCTCGGTCGTGATCTTCGTCATCTCATTAATACAGTGCACGACCTGACCGCGAGGGGGACCGGTCTGAAAGTGCTGACCGGTCACGGGGCGACTATCGACACAACAACGGCCGCTGGCAAGCTTGTCTTCGGTATCTTTGCCGCACTGGCGGAGTTTGAGCGCGAACTGATTGCTGAAAGAACGACTGCAGGTCTGGCATCAGCAAGAGCCCGTGGGCGGAACGGCGGCCGACCTTATAAAATGACGCCAGTCAAACTGCGACTGGCAATGGCATCAATGGGACAATCAGAAACAAAGGTCAGTACGCTATGCCAGGAACTTGGGATAACCCGGCAAACTTTGTACAGGCATATTTCCCCTGTTGGTCAACTGCGGGCGGACGGGATCAAGCTGTTCAACCGTGGATAA
- the intI1 gene encoding class 1 integron integrase IntI1: MKTATAPLPPLRSVKVLDQLRERIRYLHYSLRTEQAYVHWVRAFIRFHGVRHPATLGSSEVEAFLSWLANERKVSVSTHRQALAALLFFYGKVLCTDLPWLQEIGRPRPSRRLPVVLTPDEVVRILGFLEGEHRLFAQLLYGTGMRISEGLQLRVKDLDFDHGTIIVREGKGSKDRALMLPESLAPSLREQLSRARAWWLKDQAEGRSGVALPDALERKYPRAGHSWPWFWVFAQHTHSTDPRSGVVRRHHMYDQTFQRAFKRAVEQAGITKPATPHTLRHSFATALLRSGYDIRTVQDLLGHSDVSTTMIYTHVLKVGGAGVRSPLDALPPLTSER; encoded by the coding sequence ATGAAAACCGCCACTGCGCCGTTACCACCGCTGCGTTCGGTCAAGGTTCTGGACCAGTTGCGTGAGCGCATACGCTACTTGCATTACAGTTTACGAACCGAACAGGCTTATGTCCACTGGGTTCGTGCCTTCATCCGTTTCCACGGTGTGCGTCACCCGGCAACCTTGGGCAGCAGCGAAGTCGAGGCATTTCTGTCCTGGCTGGCGAACGAGCGCAAGGTTTCGGTCTCCACGCATCGTCAGGCATTGGCGGCCTTGCTGTTCTTCTACGGCAAGGTGCTGTGCACGGATCTGCCCTGGCTTCAGGAGATCGGAAGACCTCGGCCGTCGCGGCGCTTGCCGGTGGTGCTGACCCCGGATGAAGTGGTTCGCATCCTCGGTTTTCTGGAAGGCGAGCATCGTTTGTTCGCCCAGCTTCTGTATGGAACGGGCATGCGGATCAGTGAGGGTTTGCAACTGCGGGTCAAGGATCTGGATTTCGATCACGGCACGATCATCGTGCGGGAGGGCAAGGGCTCCAAGGATCGGGCCTTGATGTTACCCGAGAGCTTGGCACCCAGCCTGCGCGAGCAGCTGTCGCGTGCACGGGCATGGTGGCTGAAGGACCAGGCCGAGGGCCGCAGCGGCGTTGCGCTTCCCGACGCCCTTGAGCGGAAGTATCCGCGCGCCGGGCATTCCTGGCCGTGGTTCTGGGTTTTTGCGCAGCACACGCATTCGACCGATCCACGGAGCGGTGTCGTGCGTCGCCATCACATGTATGACCAGACCTTTCAGCGCGCCTTCAAACGTGCCGTAGAACAAGCAGGCATCACGAAGCCCGCCACACCGCACACCCTCCGCCACTCGTTCGCGACGGCCTTGCTCCGCAGCGGTTACGACATTCGAACCGTGCAGGATCTGCTCGGCCATTCCGACGTCTCTACGACGATGATTTACACGCATGTGCTGAAAGTTGGCGGTGCCGGAGTGCGCTCACCGCTTGATGCGCTGCCGCCCCTCACTAGTGAGAGGTAG
- a CDS encoding recombinase family protein has translation MQYAYIRVSSADQNTARQEEALSKAGFQPDKICVEHASAKDTNRPGLQELLGQLRPGDTLLVHSIDRLCRNMSDMCAVTTRLRDQGVTLIFLKEQLTFSAGTNNPMQELQLHMMSAFSQFERALLKERQADGIAAKKARGEKTGRPGADIKKIQEIDALRSRGVRLRIACDHAGLGVSTYYKLRHQMNNQ, from the coding sequence GTGCAATATGCCTACATCAGGGTAAGCTCGGCCGATCAGAATACGGCCCGTCAGGAAGAGGCATTGTCAAAGGCGGGTTTTCAGCCTGATAAAATTTGTGTTGAGCATGCCAGCGCGAAGGACACAAACCGCCCGGGGTTACAGGAACTCCTGGGGCAATTACGCCCTGGTGATACGCTTCTGGTTCATTCCATCGATCGCCTTTGCCGGAATATGTCGGATATGTGCGCTGTCACCACCCGGCTTCGTGACCAGGGCGTTACCCTTATTTTTCTGAAAGAGCAGCTGACGTTCAGCGCCGGCACAAACAATCCGATGCAGGAACTGCAGCTGCACATGATGTCGGCATTCAGCCAGTTTGAACGAGCCTTACTGAAGGAAAGGCAGGCCGACGGCATCGCCGCGAAAAAAGCACGGGGTGAAAAAACAGGGCGCCCCGGCGCCGATATCAAAAAGATCCAGGAAATTGACGCACTCAGAAGCAGAGGGGTCAGGCTCAGGATCGCCTGCGACCATGCGGGCCTTGGCGTTTCCACATATTATAAGCTTCGTCACCAGATGAACAACCAGTAG
- a CDS encoding DeoR/GlpR family DNA-binding transcription regulator, which yields MIPIERHQRILALVEQRGAVSINELTEILGVSHMTIRRDVSKLEEQGLLVSVSGGVRAVSRLAAEPSHLVKSTLQSEEKQAIGALAASHIAKNSCIYLDAGTTTLALARAILDRNDLQVVTNDFEITQLLIDASQCGVIHTGGTLCRENRSCVGESAARTLRHLAIDTAFISASGWDSRGIFTPDENKVTVKETVSQVSARSILLCDSSKYNQVATFMALPLTRFTTIITDRHLSDAAASHIARHACEVLRAG from the coding sequence GTGATTCCAATAGAACGACATCAGCGTATTTTAGCCCTGGTGGAGCAGCGTGGGGCGGTAAGCATTAACGAGCTGACGGAGATCCTCGGCGTGTCCCATATGACCATCCGTCGGGACGTCAGTAAACTGGAGGAGCAGGGGCTGCTGGTCAGCGTCTCGGGCGGCGTACGCGCCGTCAGCCGGCTGGCCGCGGAACCCAGTCATCTGGTGAAAAGCACGCTGCAGAGTGAGGAGAAACAGGCGATCGGCGCGCTGGCGGCGAGTCATATCGCTAAAAACAGTTGCATCTATCTGGATGCCGGGACTACCACCCTGGCGCTGGCGCGGGCGATCCTCGACCGGAACGATCTCCAGGTGGTCACCAATGATTTTGAGATAACCCAGCTGCTGATCGATGCCAGTCAGTGCGGCGTGATCCACACCGGCGGCACTCTGTGCCGGGAGAACCGCTCCTGCGTGGGCGAATCGGCGGCGCGTACGTTACGCCACCTGGCTATCGATACGGCCTTTATCTCCGCCAGCGGCTGGGACAGTCGCGGGATATTCACCCCTGATGAGAACAAGGTTACCGTCAAGGAGACCGTCAGCCAGGTCAGCGCGAGAAGCATCCTGCTGTGCGACAGTTCGAAATACAATCAGGTGGCCACGTTTATGGCGTTACCTTTGACCCGGTTCACCACCATCATTACCGACCGGCATCTCTCCGATGCCGCCGCCAGTCATATCGCCCGGCACGCCTGCGAGGTGCTACGAGCCGGATAA
- a CDS encoding plasmid pRiA4b ORF-3 family protein produces the protein MKIYVIKIAVHGVSPMVWRRLRIAADTSLAALHFIFQIVQGWGDDHLHQFHIYGKDYGISYEGGIGFVDNPFRVVIDDFAFDAGDRFTYEYNFFEHWLHDIRVEAIYENSTLKAPFCISGHGMPGATAADEFDKTLAFLEAIVNADDETTVGEIRPFADDLDAVRFNRHKINRQLSRLDLASPVLEPEVIWLGRRR, from the coding sequence ATGAAGATCTACGTCATCAAAATAGCAGTTCATGGAGTCAGTCCGATGGTCTGGCGTCGGCTGAGAATTGCTGCCGACACGTCACTGGCCGCGCTTCACTTCATTTTCCAGATAGTGCAGGGCTGGGGGGACGACCATCTCCATCAATTTCACATTTATGGCAAAGATTACGGTATCTCCTACGAAGGAGGCATCGGTTTTGTCGATAATCCGTTCCGGGTCGTGATTGATGATTTTGCTTTTGATGCTGGCGATCGCTTTACCTATGAATACAATTTCTTTGAGCACTGGCTTCATGACATTCGTGTTGAGGCCATTTATGAAAACTCTACGCTGAAAGCGCCGTTTTGTATAAGCGGCCATGGTATGCCCGGAGCCACAGCTGCGGATGAGTTCGATAAAACCCTGGCGTTTCTTGAAGCTATCGTTAATGCGGATGATGAAACAACGGTCGGCGAGATCCGCCCTTTTGCTGACGACCTGGATGCTGTCAGGTTCAACCGCCACAAAATCAACCGGCAACTGAGCAGGCTCGACCTTGCATCTCCGGTACTGGAGCCTGAAGTTATCTGGCTGGGCCGTCGTCGCTGA
- a CDS encoding extended-spectrum class A beta-lactamase SHV-7, with protein MRYFRLCIISLLATLPLAVHASPQPLEQIKLSESQLSGSVGMIEMDLASGRTLTAWRADERFPMMSTFKVVLCGAVLARVDAGDEQLERKIHYRQQDLVDYSPVSEKHLADGMTVGELCAAAITMSDNSAANLLLATVGGPAGLTAFLRQIGDNVTRLDRWETELNEALPGDARDTTTPASMAATLRKLLTSQRLSARSQRQLLQWMVDDRVAGPLIRSVLPAGWFIADKTGASKRGARGIVALLGPNNKAERIVVIYLRDTPASMAERNQQIAGIGAALIEHWQR; from the coding sequence ATGCGTTATTTTCGCCTGTGTATTATCTCCCTGTTAGCCACCCTGCCGCTGGCGGTACACGCCAGCCCGCAGCCGCTTGAGCAAATTAAACTAAGCGAAAGCCAGCTGTCGGGCAGCGTAGGCATGATAGAAATGGATCTGGCCAGCGGCCGCACGCTGACCGCCTGGCGCGCCGATGAACGCTTTCCCATGATGAGCACCTTTAAAGTAGTGCTCTGCGGCGCAGTGCTGGCGCGGGTGGATGCCGGTGACGAACAGCTGGAGCGAAAGATCCACTATCGCCAGCAGGATCTGGTGGACTACTCGCCGGTCAGCGAAAAACACCTTGCCGACGGCATGACGGTCGGCGAACTCTGTGCCGCCGCCATTACCATGAGCGATAACAGCGCCGCCAATCTGCTGCTGGCCACCGTCGGCGGCCCCGCAGGATTGACTGCCTTTTTGCGCCAGATCGGCGACAACGTCACCCGCCTTGACCGCTGGGAAACGGAACTGAATGAGGCGCTTCCCGGCGACGCCCGCGACACCACTACCCCGGCCAGCATGGCCGCGACCCTGCGCAAGCTGCTGACCAGCCAGCGTCTGAGCGCCCGTTCGCAACGGCAGCTGCTGCAGTGGATGGTGGACGATCGGGTCGCCGGACCGTTGATCCGCTCCGTGCTGCCGGCGGGCTGGTTTATCGCCGATAAGACCGGAGCTAGCAAACGGGGTGCGCGCGGGATTGTCGCCCTGCTTGGCCCGAATAACAAAGCAGAGCGGATTGTGGTGATTTATCTGCGGGATACGCCGGCGAGCATGGCCGAGCGAAATCAGCAAATCGCCGGGATCGGCGCGGCGCTGATCGAGCACTGGCAACGCTAA